The following are encoded in a window of Plasmodium vivax chromosome 10, whole genome shotgun sequence genomic DNA:
- a CDS encoding hypothetical protein, conserved (encoded by transcript PVX_080140A): protein MDDNFVSDKDEQLLKLLLKNRPTFSEELIDYYLSYSGCSVTEKSCLRFISLILHKSIDKLVDQSTVVLPSETPHGDDNQRDKESRGEAKKELSCKKLIEALKEFDQNYQSEEIVKNFNLLK from the exons ATGGATGACAACTTCGTAAGCGACAAGGATGAACAGTTGTTGAAACTGCTGCTGAAAAATAGACCAACG TTCAGCGAAGAATTGATTGACTACTACCTTTCGTACAGCGGATGTAGCGTAACGGAGAAGTCCTGCCTCAGATTCATTTCGCTCATTTTGCACAAATCGATAGACAAA CTAGTAGATCAGTCGACGGTCGTGCTGCCCAGCGAAACGCCCCATGGTGATGACAACCAGAGGGATAAAGAGAGCAGGGGCGAAGCTAAG AAGGAGCTGAGCTGTAAAAAACTGATCGAAGCCCTAAAAGAATTTGATCAAAACTATCAAAGTGAAGAAATAGTAAAGAATTTCAATCTGCTTAAGTAA
- a CDS encoding hypothetical protein, conserved (encoded by transcript PVX_080145A), with protein sequence MPNVNGNKPGAAPEWALALPHGANNNVGQYAQSGDSTKDPLQCASNSQRGNFHNKDAQNSCSESTRSSNPNNEVSSPDLSSSNNAANAALPKNHTNDDTYEVYQLNVKSSSNDSSPQKSKLSVASYAQPYEESYEERTKFNKKKSSFYDNNGVPDSYPFLHSYNASHAGNANRKCDNGAHQQNNASGGSTPQKNSTQHASMGDQRGAREPNENEGESVWGPDNLENFRLGKKGTSQWGSPTGGPEKEEQPSGVIGASGEVNSDARDDPPNSLPVERGSAGSASPGPAEGSPKGHTQKDGDGNKLSVHSYDVDNLYENFCTNRERAMSHTKIFNYSGSEERKITKPKDKANTFVPKYNNLSAKEIHFNSLAGNDNITILAANKMKLDLTKVSEKKGDALPDVYPFHLSSDTKNEEEKKRVHKPPCLEKLYPTNFNYINTYSNTNADITLEERRNYMNSSHIFDCDDDKMEQPYEKGSKHTTGVEVVTHRISKDVTNVDSEKEEKRKVNPLYSDLFGRKTPDINHNAPCEKIMPTTLNCNWMYCPIHSRKYSEQSINSSDYLHSCEMGNFNRKSYFNKEVYDDKKKKILQEAIQKGTRASLRVHLQSILQDGVNYNLEECNHVEATYLFLHNIKDSVSDEEIKDAVRKSGAFVVTYEPEYDFLCNRRKSNAKLCIRHANGKEGLNLLTSLLAQLEITVQRM encoded by the coding sequence ATGCCAAATGTGAACGGCAATAAGCCCGGCGCTGCCCCCGAGTGGGCGCTCGCCCTCCCCCATGGCGCCAACAACAATGTAGGGCAATACGCACAAAGTGGGGACAGCACAAAAGACCCCCTGCAATGTGCCAGTAATAGCCAAAGAGGAAATTTTCACAACAAGGATGCACAAAACAGTTGTAGCGAAAGCACTAGAAGCAGCAACCCTAACAATGAAGTGTCTTCCCCCGATTTGTCCTCGTCAAATAATGCGGCAAACGCTGCTCTTCCGAAAAATCACACCAATGATGACACGTACGAAGTGTACCAGTTAAACGTAAAAAGTAGTAGCAATGACTCGTCACCGCAAAAGTCAAAGTTGAGTGTAGCTAGCTACGCACAACCGTATGAAGAATCTTACGaagaaagaacaaaatttaacaaaaaaaaaagcagctttTATGATAATAATGGGGTGCCCGATAGTTATCCCTTTCTCCATAGCTATAATGCTAGTCATGCGGGTAATGCGAATAGGAAGTGTGACAACGGGGCACATCAACAGAACAACGCCAgtgggggaagcaccccccAGAAGAATAGTACACAACATGCTAGCATGGGCGATCAGCGCGGTGCAAGGGAGCCAAATGAGAATGAAGGGGAGTCAGTGTGGGGGCCGGATAATTTGGAAAACTTCCGCCTGGGCAAGAAGGGGACCTCGCAGTGGGGGTCGCCCACAGGCGGGCccgaaaaggaggagcagccaAGCGGGGTAATCGGGGCAAGCGGCGAGGTAAATAGTGATGCAAGAGACGATCCACCAAACAGCCTGCCAGTCGAACGGGGCAGTGCCGGTTCTGCCTCCCCAGGACCAGCCGAGGGCTCCCCCAAGGGACATACCCAAAAGGATGGCGACGGGAACAAGCTGAGCGTGCACAGCTACGATGTAGACAATCTGTATGAAAACTTTTGCACCAACCGAGAGAGAGCAATGAGTCACACAAagatatttaattattccgGAAGTGAAGAGAGGAAAATTACCAAGCCGAAAGATAAGGCGAATACGTTTGTCCCAAAGTACAACAATTTGTCCGCCAAAGAAATCCATTTTAACAGCCTCGCAGGGAATGATAACATAACCATTTTAGCtgcgaacaaaatgaaattagaTCTTACCAAGGTgtccgaaaaaaaaggagatgcCTTACCAGATGTATATCCATTTCATCTTTCCAGtgatacaaaaaatgaagaggaaaaaaagagagtaCATAAACCCCCTTGCCTGGAAAAACTATACCCTACAAATTTTAACTATATAAATACGTATAGCAACACTAATGCTGATATTACCCTGGAGGAAAGGAGAAACTATATGAACTCGAGTCATATATTTGATTGTGATGATGATAAAATGGAACAACCATATGAAAAGGGGAGTAAACACACAACGGGAGTGGAAGTCGTCACGCATCGCATCAGCAAAGATGTAACCAATGTGGATAgcgagaaggaggaaaaaaggaaagtaaaCCCCCTGTATAGCGATTTATTTGGAAGGAAAACACCAGATATTAACCACAACGCTCCATGTGAAAAAATCATGCCAACCACTTTGAACTGCAATTGGATGTATTGCCCCATCCATAGTAGGAAGTACTCGGAACAGTCCATTAATTCCTCCGATTATTTACACTCTTGTGAAATGGGAAACTTTAACAGAAAGTCctattttaataaagaaGTATacgatgataaaaaaaaaaaaattcttcaagAAGCAATACAAAAGGGGACCAGGGCTTCGCTCAGAGTACACTTGCAATCCATTTTACAGGATGGTGTTAACTACAATTTGGAAGAATGCAATCATGTGGAAGCAACTTACCTATTTCTCCATAACATAAAAGATTCCGTCTCAGATGAGGAGATAAAAGATGCTGTGAGGAAGAGCGGCGCGTTCGTAGTTACCTATGAACCGGAGTATGATTTCCTATGTAATAGACGCAAAAGTAATGCGAAGTTGTGCATTCGGCATGCTAACGGGAAAGAGGgcttaaatttgttaacGAGTTTGCTCGCTCAGCTGGAAATTACCGTTCAGCGTATGTGA
- a CDS encoding s-adenosylmethionine-dependent methyltransferase, putative (encoded by transcript PVX_080135A): MVRPEYSSPPDIFYNEDEAKKYVRNSRIRDIQSQMTERALELLVLPESPCLLLDIGCGSGISGMTLNESDHFWIGIDISIHMIKAGLQNEAHHGGDMILADMGKLMRFQSCIFDGVVSISALQWLCNWDKKDENPKVRISTFFKWLYNCMKRGARAVFQFYPDSAEQIETLTSFAMKAGFGGGVVVDFPNSAKSKKYYLCLWTGSAVVSHLPEPLEDEEHNDIASTNRRYNKKTKKQIKKNKEWIMKKKNQRRMKGLDVKRDSKYTGRKRKGKF; this comes from the exons ATGGTTAGGCCCGAgtattcttccccccctgacatt TTTTATAACGAAGATGAAGCCAAAAAATACGTCCGCAATTCCAGAATCAGGGACATACAGTCCCAAATGACTGAGCGAGCTTTGGAATTGCTGGTACTCCCGGAG AGCCCCTGCTTGCTGCTAGACATTGGATGCGGGTCAGGCATAAGCGGAATGACCCTGAACGAATCCGATCACTTTTGGATAGGAATTGACATCAGCATTCACATGATAA AAGCGGGATTGCAGAACGAAGCCCACCACGGAGGGGACATGATTTTAGCCGACATGGGAAAAC TGATGAGGTTCCAGTCCTGCATTTTCGACGGAGTAGTCAG CATATCTGCCCTTCAGTGGCTATGCAACTGGGACAAGAAGGATGAAAATCCCAAAGTGAGAATCAGCACATTCTTTAAATGGCTATATAACTGTATGAAACGAGGAGCCAGGGCG gtATTTCAGTTTTACCCCGACTCGGCAGAACAAATTGAAACCCTCACGAGCTTCGCCATGAAAGCTGGCTTCGGTGGTGGTGTCGTCGTGGATTTTCCAAATTCAGCAAAATCGAAAaa ATATTACCTGTGCTTGTGGACCGGGTCCGCCGTCGTTTCGCACCTTCCTGAGCCCCTGGAGGACGAGGAGCATAACGACATTGCGAGCACGAACAGGAG atataataagaaaacgaaaaagcaaataaaaaaaaacaaggaGTGgattatgaagaaaaagaatcaGAGAAGAATGAAG GGACTGGACGTGAAGAGGGACAGCAAATACACaggaaggaagaggaaaggGAAGTTTTAA